A window of the Lysinibacillus irui genome harbors these coding sequences:
- the opp4B gene encoding oligopeptide ABC transporter permease → MLQYTLRRLLSMIPLLLLISLVVFFLAKMMPGDAFAGEIDPSNTNPQYIEEMREKLGYNDPIIQQYGRWVVNFVQGDFGKSTVYKKPAAEIIAQRIPNTIFLAFTSLVITYIFAFFMGMYAGRKPYTLGDNLIGTYNYLALAIPSFVAGIVAIYFFSFKLGWFPFNGSVGVGLEPGTLDYYVSKFHHVLLPALILGLMGTASYTQFLRNDIIENSRKDFVRTARAKGTKESKIYNKHILRNSIIPLITFLGFDIATLISGAVITETIFTYPGIGALFLESVGRRDYAVMMSITMILSFLTLFGNLIADLLYGIVDPRIRLD, encoded by the coding sequence ATGCTTCAATATACACTTCGACGATTACTTAGCATGATCCCATTGTTACTCCTTATTTCGTTGGTGGTATTCTTTTTAGCAAAAATGATGCCAGGAGATGCATTTGCTGGTGAAATTGATCCTTCTAATACGAATCCACAATACATCGAAGAAATGAGAGAAAAATTAGGCTATAACGATCCAATTATCCAACAATATGGAAGATGGGTGGTTAATTTTGTACAAGGGGATTTTGGCAAATCAACTGTTTATAAAAAACCTGCTGCAGAGATTATTGCACAGCGTATTCCTAATACCATATTTTTAGCATTTACATCATTAGTCATTACCTACATATTTGCATTTTTTATGGGCATGTATGCTGGTAGAAAACCTTATACACTTGGGGACAATTTGATTGGAACGTACAATTATTTAGCATTAGCTATTCCATCATTTGTTGCGGGGATTGTGGCTATTTACTTCTTCTCATTTAAATTGGGGTGGTTCCCTTTCAATGGCTCTGTAGGCGTAGGTTTGGAGCCAGGAACTTTAGATTATTATGTGAGTAAATTCCATCATGTTTTATTACCTGCACTTATATTAGGGTTAATGGGAACAGCTTCCTATACGCAATTTTTACGAAATGACATTATCGAAAATAGTAGAAAAGATTTTGTAAGAACTGCAAGAGCAAAGGGAACAAAAGAATCTAAAATTTACAATAAGCATATTTTACGTAATTCCATTATTCCATTAATTACGTTCCTTGGTTTTGATATTGCAACATTAATCAGTGGGGCAGTAATAACAGAAACAATCTTTACGTATCCTGGAATAGGTGCTCTCTTCCTAGAATCTGTAGGAAGAAGAGATTATGCAGTTATGATGTCGATTACTATGATACTTTCGTTTTTAACGCTTTTTGGAAATTTAATAGCGGATTTATTATACGGTATAGTAGATCCACGTATTAGATTGGATTAA
- the opp4C gene encoding oligopeptide ABC transporter permease, with the protein MTLVTNQEVLTPKSPKKSPSPWVIARRKFFKNKLAMISLTFLLLVIILSFLAPYITTKDIVRVDFTKISQPPSSENWLGTDTNGRDVFTRMLYAGRSSLTVGLSCMFFIVLIGTTVGAISGYFGGKIDQILMRFTDFVLMFPFMIFVIVLNTILIGKISGLWTLIIVISLLLWGSVARIVRSRVLAEKENEYILAAQSIGCKSSKIIIKHLLPNVASTIIVQATLLMAVTIVAESGLSFIGLGVPADTPSWGNMLFEARNSDVLKDKLWMWVPPATAITLVILSINFIGEGLKDALNPKSRR; encoded by the coding sequence ATGACATTGGTAACTAATCAAGAAGTTTTAACGCCAAAATCACCAAAGAAAAGCCCCTCGCCATGGGTAATAGCGAGACGAAAGTTCTTTAAAAATAAATTAGCGATGATTAGTCTTACTTTTCTACTACTAGTTATCATTTTATCGTTCCTTGCACCATATATTACGACAAAAGATATTGTACGGGTAGATTTTACAAAAATAAGTCAACCACCATCTAGTGAAAATTGGTTGGGAACCGATACGAATGGGCGAGATGTCTTTACAAGAATGCTCTATGCTGGTAGATCATCCTTAACAGTAGGGTTAAGCTGTATGTTCTTTATCGTGTTGATTGGAACGACAGTAGGTGCTATTTCAGGGTACTTTGGCGGTAAAATCGATCAAATTTTAATGAGATTTACTGATTTTGTCTTAATGTTTCCATTTATGATTTTTGTTATTGTTTTAAACACAATTCTTATTGGAAAAATATCCGGTCTTTGGACTCTAATTATTGTTATTTCGCTTCTATTGTGGGGCTCTGTTGCAAGGATTGTACGCAGTAGGGTGCTTGCTGAAAAAGAAAATGAATATATTCTAGCAGCACAATCAATTGGCTGTAAATCCTCGAAGATTATTATTAAGCATTTACTACCAAATGTTGCCTCTACAATTATTGTACAAGCAACACTGTTAATGGCTGTAACAATCGTTGCTGAATCTGGGTTAAGTTTTATTGGGTTAGGTGTACCAGCAGATACGCCAAGCTGGGGGAATATGCTGTTTGAAGCTAGAAACTCAGATGTATTAAAGGATAAGCTTTGGATGTGGGTACCACCTGCCACAGCTATTACATTAGTAATTTTATCTATTAACTTTATTGGAGAAGGCTTGAAAGATGCTTTAAATCCAAAGTCAAGAAGATAA
- a CDS encoding ABC transporter ATP-binding protein: MTKTGAKKILEIKNLKQHFGSPSNPIKAVDGISFDVYEGETLGLVGESGCGKSTTGRSIIRLYDITGGEIVFDGENVHGKKSKSELKKFNRQMQMIFQDPYASLNPRMTAGEIIGEAFDIHGLYKDKKERRAKIQELLEAVGLNKEHANRYAHEFSGGQRQRIGIARALSLDPKFIIADEPISALDVSIQAQVVNLLKQLQKERGLTYLFIAHDLSMVKYISDRIAVMYRGKIMEIGKADDIYNHPVHPYTKSLLSAIPLPDPMSEKRRQRIPYKHTEVDESATYHEVGDQHYVYGTNDLVKTWVANR, from the coding sequence ATGACTAAAACTGGTGCGAAAAAAATTCTTGAAATCAAAAATTTAAAGCAGCATTTTGGTTCACCAAGTAATCCTATCAAAGCCGTAGATGGTATCAGCTTCGATGTTTACGAAGGTGAAACACTTGGGCTTGTGGGTGAATCAGGTTGTGGTAAGTCAACAACTGGTCGTTCAATCATTCGATTATATGATATTACAGGTGGCGAGATTGTTTTCGATGGTGAAAATGTCCATGGGAAAAAATCAAAAAGTGAGTTAAAGAAATTTAACCGCCAAATGCAAATGATTTTCCAAGATCCTTATGCTTCATTAAATCCTCGAATGACAGCTGGTGAAATCATTGGTGAAGCCTTTGATATTCATGGTCTTTACAAGGATAAAAAGGAACGTCGTGCGAAAATTCAAGAGTTACTTGAAGCTGTTGGTCTAAACAAAGAACACGCAAATCGTTACGCACACGAATTCTCAGGCGGTCAACGTCAGCGTATTGGGATTGCACGTGCACTAAGCTTAGATCCTAAGTTCATCATTGCCGATGAGCCAATTTCTGCGCTTGACGTATCGATCCAAGCACAAGTTGTTAACTTACTAAAGCAACTTCAAAAAGAACGTGGCTTAACATATCTTTTCATTGCCCATGACCTTTCTATGGTAAAATACATCAGTGATCGTATTGCAGTAATGTACCGTGGTAAAATCATGGAAATCGGTAAAGCAGATGATATTTACAATCATCCTGTGCATCCGTATACAAAGTCTTTATTATCAGCTATCCCTCTTCCTGATCCAATGTCAGAGAAGCGTCGCCAACGTATTCCATACAAGCATACAGAGGTTGACGAAAGTGCAACCTACCATGAAGTAGGCGACCAGCATTACGTGTACGGTACGAACGATCTTGTGAAAACATGGGTTGCAAATCGATAA
- a CDS encoding ABC transporter ATP-binding protein, with translation MSKTILEVKDLKINFKTYAGLVHAVRGVNFDLKEGETLAIVGESGSGKSVTSNALMKLIPQPPGIYESGQILFNGRDLVPLSDKEMSKVRGNEIAMIFQDPMTSLNPTMKVGRQITEVILQHKKISKADAKKRAIELLSQVGIPFPEKRYNQYPHEFSGGMRQRVVIAIALAADPKLLIADEPTTALDVTIQAQILELMKEIQKSSKTSIIFITHDLGVVANIADRVAVMYAGQIVEYGTVNDIFYNPKHPYTWGLLGSMPDLDNDTDELLRTIPGSPPDLTNPPKGDAFAARNEFAMAIDYEQEPPMFQVSETHFAKTWLLHPDAPKIPLPDAVAKRIEGYLAKEAQEND, from the coding sequence ATGAGTAAAACAATTTTAGAAGTAAAAGATTTAAAAATTAACTTTAAAACTTATGCAGGACTTGTCCATGCTGTACGTGGTGTTAACTTCGATTTAAAGGAAGGTGAAACACTCGCTATAGTGGGTGAATCTGGTTCTGGTAAAAGTGTTACAAGTAATGCGTTAATGAAATTAATTCCACAGCCACCTGGTATTTATGAGTCAGGACAAATTTTATTCAATGGCCGTGATTTAGTTCCGTTATCTGATAAAGAAATGTCTAAAGTACGCGGAAATGAAATTGCAATGATTTTCCAAGATCCAATGACAAGTTTGAATCCAACTATGAAGGTCGGACGTCAAATAACTGAAGTAATTTTGCAGCATAAAAAGATATCAAAAGCAGATGCAAAAAAACGTGCGATTGAGCTTTTATCACAGGTAGGTATCCCCTTCCCTGAAAAACGCTATAATCAATATCCACATGAGTTTTCAGGTGGTATGCGTCAACGTGTTGTCATCGCCATCGCTCTTGCAGCAGATCCTAAGCTTCTGATTGCCGATGAGCCAACAACAGCACTAGACGTAACCATTCAAGCACAGATTTTAGAGCTAATGAAGGAAATTCAAAAGAGTTCGAAAACATCTATCATTTTCATTACACACGATTTAGGTGTTGTAGCTAATATTGCTGACCGTGTAGCAGTAATGTATGCTGGACAAATCGTCGAATATGGTACTGTGAATGATATTTTCTATAATCCAAAGCACCCATATACATGGGGTCTACTTGGTTCGATGCCTGATTTAGATAATGATACTGATGAGCTTTTACGTACAATTCCAGGCTCACCACCAGATTTAACGAATCCACCTAAAGGTGATGCATTTGCAGCTCGTAATGAATTTGCGATGGCTATTGATTATGAACAAGAACCACCAATGTTCCAAGTTAGCGAAACGCATTTTGCAAAAACTTGGTTATTGCATCCTGATGCACCGAAGATTCCTCTTCCAGATGCGGTTGCTAAACGTATTGAAGGGTATTTAGCAAAGGAGGCACAAGAAAATGACTAA
- a CDS encoding ABC transporter permease, producing the protein MTQQQIEKDKFKIVGGNHEATEKLADKSVSFWKEVFLRFSHNKMAIIGIIILIIVILMATFVPIFSQYKASDQLGFYNAPPSAQFWFGTDDLGRDIFVRIWEGARISLFIGIAAAIIDLIIGVIWGSISGLAGGRVDNIMMRIADVLTAVPYLLVVIVLLVVMQPGLIPMIIALSITGWINMARIVRGEVLSIKNQEYVLAARTLGASTGHLIIKHLVPNALGAILVTMTLTIPSAIFTESFLSYLGLGVPAPTASWGTMASEGNKAIANAPWRLIFPAVFISLTIFAFNAVGDGLRDALDPKLRK; encoded by the coding sequence ATGACACAGCAACAAATTGAAAAAGATAAGTTTAAAATTGTTGGTGGAAATCATGAAGCAACGGAAAAATTAGCTGATAAATCAGTCTCCTTTTGGAAAGAAGTATTTCTCCGTTTCTCTCATAACAAAATGGCCATCATTGGGATAATTATTTTAATCATTGTTATTTTAATGGCTACATTTGTACCAATTTTTTCTCAATACAAAGCAAGTGATCAGCTAGGTTTTTACAATGCACCACCATCTGCACAATTTTGGTTTGGAACGGATGATCTTGGTCGTGACATTTTCGTTCGTATTTGGGAAGGGGCTCGTATTTCCCTATTTATCGGTATTGCCGCAGCGATTATTGACTTAATTATCGGTGTTATTTGGGGAAGTATTTCAGGCTTAGCAGGTGGTCGTGTCGATAACATTATGATGCGTATTGCCGACGTTTTAACAGCAGTACCATATCTATTAGTTGTAATCGTACTATTAGTTGTTATGCAACCTGGTTTAATCCCTATGATTATTGCCCTATCTATCACTGGATGGATTAATATGGCACGTATCGTTCGTGGTGAAGTATTATCTATTAAAAACCAAGAATATGTTCTTGCTGCTCGTACATTAGGTGCTAGTACAGGCCATTTAATCATTAAACACTTAGTTCCGAATGCTCTTGGTGCAATTTTAGTAACGATGACGTTAACAATTCCATCTGCTATTTTCACTGAATCATTCCTAAGTTACCTTGGTCTTGGGGTTCCTGCTCCAACAGCTTCATGGGGTACAATGGCCTCTGAAGGAAATAAAGCCATTGCCAATGCTCCTTGGCGTTTGATTTTCCCAGCAGTATTTATCTCACTAACAATCTTTGCATTCAATGCAGTTGGTGACGGCTTACGTGATGCTCTAGATCCAAAACTACGTAAATAA
- a CDS encoding ABC transporter permease, translating into MIKYILKRLMYILLALFVIVTVTFFLMRLAPGSPFASERNFPPQIEEKLNETYGLNNPWYIQYKDYLIDTATFNFGESMKYKARSTNDMISESFPVSLTLGIEAMLLAVGLGILIGVVSALYHNKFPDYLATSFAVLFISVPSFILAGLMQYFLAYKLGWFPISGWKGFVYSILPAFAIAFSHMGFIAKLTRSSMLEQNNSDYVKMARAKGIGKWTIVFRHTLRNALLPVVTYLGPLTAGVVTGSFIVEQIFAIPGLGKHFVQSITNRDYTVIMGTTVFYSIILLFAVLIVDILYSVIDPRIKLKGAKK; encoded by the coding sequence GTGATTAAATATATTTTGAAAAGGCTGATGTATATACTTCTCGCGCTTTTCGTCATCGTAACTGTTACGTTTTTCTTAATGCGTCTCGCTCCTGGTAGTCCTTTCGCGAGTGAACGTAATTTCCCACCTCAAATCGAGGAGAAGTTAAACGAAACGTATGGATTAAATAACCCTTGGTATATACAATATAAAGATTATTTAATCGATACGGCCACTTTCAATTTCGGTGAGTCAATGAAATATAAAGCGCGTTCTACAAATGATATGATTTCTGAAAGTTTCCCTGTTTCTTTAACATTAGGGATTGAAGCTATGCTACTTGCAGTTGGATTGGGTATTTTAATTGGCGTAGTTTCCGCGCTATATCATAATAAGTTCCCGGATTATTTGGCAACGTCCTTTGCGGTGCTATTTATATCAGTACCTTCATTTATCTTAGCTGGTTTAATGCAGTATTTCTTAGCCTATAAGTTAGGTTGGTTCCCAATTAGTGGATGGAAAGGCTTTGTTTATAGTATATTACCTGCCTTTGCAATCGCTTTCTCACACATGGGCTTTATCGCAAAATTAACACGTTCAAGTATGCTTGAGCAAAACAATAGTGATTATGTAAAAATGGCTCGCGCTAAAGGTATTGGGAAATGGACAATCGTATTCCGACATACTTTACGAAATGCCCTTCTACCAGTCGTAACATATCTCGGCCCATTAACAGCTGGTGTTGTAACAGGTAGTTTCATTGTTGAACAAATTTTCGCTATTCCTGGACTTGGTAAACACTTCGTTCAAAGTATTACAAACCGTGACTATACAGTCATTATGGGTACGACAGTGTTCTACTCTATCATCCTTTTATTTGCGGTATTAATCGTTGATATTCTTTATAGTGTGATTGATCCGCGTATTAAACTGAAAGGAGCGAAAAAATAA